A window of Daucus carota subsp. sativus chromosome 2, DH1 v3.0, whole genome shotgun sequence genomic DNA:
gatgatcttcaacaattttaatgaatacatgatatttgtagaacatattttacaaaataatgtattttatagtgttttgattgcagaacataagtggtctccgaggtctccgatgaaacagcggtctccatagaactttcctctTAGTTTATAAGCCTAATTATTAATTTTGCAGTGGTTTGACTCATGGGCTTGAACTGCGTGAAATCGTTAAGAAACATTAACAGCAGAAGGGAggtgattataaaaaaaatataatcatatctGTTCTAATATATTTGACATcgtcaatatatattttaaaatgattgaTATATAATCTAATATATTTGATACCGTcaatatacattttaaaaaatatatttgtcatcgtcaatatttttaataataattatatctcTTAGCTAAAATGTAAAAACTCACTAAAAGTCTTCgatatgattataattataatttttaacgtGAAATCaacaattatgtaaaaaaatgttaaaattattattaaaaagaggaacatataatgtttttttgataatttagaaGTATAATTAACTTTGATATTAAGTACTTTGGGATTTTGACTTAACTTAAGAAAAGTGACTTTAATTCAAAGTAAAAAAGAggattataacttataagtgataagtgaactcgacttataagttattaaaagtgtttggataactttattttataaaccaaTTGAGTGTTTGATAATTACAtttataaattctaaaaaatgcagattattaaattacaagcaattttattaatatacaaaattattatattttaaaattttaaaaatttcataatataatGCAAATCACTAAACAAGTCCAACGGAGGTGATAGGTGATGAGTGGTGGTGAGCGGAGCGGCAGTGATGAGTGGAGCGGTGGTGAGCGAGCTGAGTGGTGGTCGCAACGTACGGGAGAGATGAAAGAGGCAGCTGGTCGAGAGAGTGGtcgagagagagatgagagctGGTCGGGAGAGAGTGATTGTGTCTGTAgaaatgttttagtttttagttattagtttagaatttagattttatttttatgttaatgTGTCTAAAGAGGAGGAGGAGGGAAGCATATTTTGTTCTAAAGCGGGGAATATTTGGTAATAAGCGGGGTTTTTTTGACTAAGGGGGTGAAAGAGGGATGGCTGCGtgttttgaaaaattttaatgatattttagaCATCGGTTCAAATTTCTTTGATGTCTTAAAATGCTAAAGACATCACCTTTAGAAGCggtgatgttaaaaatattttttaacatcGGTGGCAAATTTGACCGATGTCTGACCTATGATGTCTATTAacagttttcttgtagtgaaaaGTTAACATTTTTGACTTTCcgtgtgcatatatatatatatatatatatatatatatatatatatatatatatatatatatatatatatatatatatatatatatatgattgtttAGGTATGTTATATAGAGATTTGTACATGGGAAAGAAGAAGGAACATGAGAGTGAGAAATAGAAGTTATTAGCCTTTAGTATTGCAATAAATGGAGTAATATTACGTACAAACGATGAACTTTTATCTTGGAAAAATAGATGATATATTAAGATGCTTCCTTTTCAATATGAGATACTTCAGATTACAATTTGTTGATTTAGTTTTGTTTGGCATTAAGCGCTTTGATCTTCTTGTCAAGCGCATCATATCATGTTTATAGATTGTGTTTcttttacttttcaaaaaaaagaatgaaGGAAGCAATTGTGCTACATGATTGTTTCCCATAATTTTATCTTGTCAAATTATAGGAGAGATTGAATTCTATAAGTATAGCGGTAGGAGTTTAATGTTAGTGTAGTTTCATAAGGGCTTCTCATCACCCACTTAAAACAAAATCTAGAAATTTCAAACACATTTTATAAAATGTTCttaatttttgcaaatttttttcCTACTTCTTATTCTAAGGAGATATCATAGTAGcaattaatcaatttttaatttggaCACATGCGACGCCCGTATTATAGACATTGTTATGCTAAGCGTACGAACTCTGTTTCATCGTTCTCTTAAAATTAAAAGCTTTCATACTCGATTTTATATGGGGAAATttcatatatgttttattttgctAATATAATGATGAACTCAACTTTCTTATAGAATTCCTTTGTATTATCAGCAAAATATTTTCATGAGTTTCAAAAGAGAAAAATatttgtcaatttcttggacaCATAGATTCATATAAATGGTGTCTCTTCAAGAAACGTTTAAATAGTAAACATGTAGAGTTTACTGAAAATAAGATTTATAGTAACAAGGTTCGATAGGCGACTTCTTAGTAACTAAATTGGTACCATATACACTAGCCTCTACAAACGATTTAGTAGTTTATTTACATaagaaaattgataaaatttcatgtatacaaaataaacctaatagaattattaaaaattcaagTTAGCCACCAATCAACCAGCTTGATCATCAAACCTAAGGATTTGATGCGGCATGCACAGATCCGGATCCGGATCCGGATCCCGAAAATTGGCCACCAAAGTTACCACCAAAAGAACCTCTTAGAGAACCAGAACCAAATAAATTTCCGCCACCACCTCCTTTAGCAGATGCATCACCGCTTGCACCCCCGTTACCGCCACCACTTGCGCTACCACTTGCACCACCTTTTGCACCCCAGTTACCACTTGCACCACCGCTTGCACCCCAGCTACCACTTGCACCACCGCTTCCACCACCACTTGCACCACCGCTTGCACCCCCACTACCGCCACCGCTTGCACCACCGCTTGCCCCACCGCTTGCCCCACCGCTTGCCCCACCGCTTGCCCCACCGCTTGCACCTCCGCTTGCACCACCACTTGCACCTCCGCTACCGCCACCACTTGCACCACCGCTTGCCCCACCACTTGCACCACCGCTTGCCCCACCACTTGCACCACCGCTTGCCGCGACGCTTCCGCCTGCACCTCCGCTTGCGCTGCCGCTTCCGCCTGCACCTCCGCTTGCGCCGCCGCTTCCGCCTGCACCTCCGCTTGCGCCGCCGCTTCCGCCTGCACCTCCGCTTGCGCCGCCGCTTCCGCCTGCACCTCCACTTGCCCCGCCGCTTCCACTCACGCTTCCGCTTGCCCCACCGCTTGCCCCACCGCTTGCCCCACCGCTTGCCCCACCGCTTGCGCCACCACTTGCTCCCCCACTTGCGCCACCACTTGCGCTACCACTTGCTCCCCCGCTTGCGCCACCACTTGCTCCACCGCCCCCACCGGCCGATGCACTACCTTTTGCACCACCTCCCCCACCAATTGATGCACTACCTTTGGCACCACCACCTCCACCGCCTGATGCGTCACCTTTTGCATCACCGCTTGCGCTACCTCCTCCACCGACTGATGCGTCACCTTTTGCATCACCGCTTGCGCTACCTCCCCCACTTGCTGATGCGTCACCTTTTGCACTACCACCCCCACTAGCTGATGCGCCACCTTTTGCACTACCGCCTCCGCTGATTGATGCATCACCTTTTACCCCACCGCTTGCACTACCGCCTCCACTGGCAGATGCACCACCTTTTATACTACCACTTGCACTACCACTTCCGCCACCACTTGCACCACCACCTCCGCTAGAGGATCCACCACCACTTGCGCCGCCGCCTCCGCTAGCGGATGCACCACCACTTGCGCCGCCGCCTCCGCTAGCGGATGCACCACCACTTGCGCCGCCAGCTCCTTGAATAGATCCAGCACCACTTAAACCACCACTAGCACTGCCTCCTCCACTAGATGATGCACCAGCACCCCCGCCTAAACTTCCACCTCCGCTAGCTGATGCATCTGCACTACCGTCTAAACTACCTCCTCCATTAGCTGATGCGTCCGCACCGCCGCTTGCACTCCCGCCTCCATGGGCACCACCACCAAGTGCTCCACCTATACCACCGGAAAATGAACCACCACCGCTTATACTTGCACTCACATTACCGGCCAATTCTTTTGAATAGTCAAGACTAGGGTTTATGATAAAAGTAGAAAAACAATGATAGATGCCCAAGGCATTTTGGATCAATTTGGAACAATCAATATTTTTTGCAGCTACTTGTAAAACCTTGTTGGTGACTTTGATGCCACTGCCATCACATTTTGCTACGCAACCGACCGCCTGGTTAAGGAAATCGGGAACTTGAGGTGTATTAACTTTTTGTTGCAAACATGTAGTTGCTTTTGTCATAACTTCGATAGCTGTCTTATATTCATTTGCACAAGTTGTGAGACTCTGTTTTATAGCTGGATCCGCAATAATTTGAGacttcatatttaatgacatgtTGATTATATCAAATGTGGCCTTAGCTGTTTTCATAGCTGCTTGAACAGCAAAGGTAGTAACATCACAAGGATTCATAAACGGATTGCTTGCTATCATCTTTAAAGTGGCGGCACAAAGTGGTGGTGCAGGAGTTTTGGCGCATCCCAATCTAATAAGATGGGCAGTTGTAACTTTTGGGGCCGGACCAAATGTCGCCACAGCGATGTACAGCTGCGTTACGAGACATACTACAAGTAGGCAAAATGTTAATCTCATGAATCTTGtcatattaaaattcaatcctaaattagtttttgaaacaaaaattatgAGAAGAAGGTAATTCTAATATTGATCCGATCGCTGGGAGAAATTCCTTTTATAAAAGAAGTTGAAGCAATGGAAGGAAAAGAGAAGATTGCGCTAGTACACTATACATGTAGTTTATGGTTGTAATGCATTTTCCAAAGAAAGAATGGTGGTTAGTCTCTTATTATTTCAGATCCCTTGGACTAGTTTAGTTGCGTTTGTGGGGAGATTTTATTCAACTTGTCACAAACATGTCCAATCAGTGCTACCATTCATTGGAGACTTAGAGTGTGATCCATCAAAAATAAGCATAACTCGCCaatattgttagtttttaacCTGCACGGGCTAACATTAAaattaatacacacacacatatatatatgtatgtatgtatattatacACGTCTAAATGCATGTTTAGAAATAGTTGACGTCAGATTTCCTTTTAGAGCTGTAGTGTGGGTGGAGGAAATGTTGGTAAGAGTCGGAGACGGTTCAACTTATTAATTAAAAGATTAATTGTAAACAATGGCTGTCTCATTATAGTATCACtattcaataaattaaatttatattttataagaagaaATATTCATATGTTTAGAATTATATCTAttgaaagaaatatttatttgattagaattagtttgtgtaaaaaatcattttttttacagaTTTTAGTGTGATGTAGAGTGGACTTTACGGTCGTTAAGAAcaattaaactaattaattaataaatatcagaaacttattttatttaaataaatatttgtatatttaaaaatatataaaattagtagATTAAAAAGAAGGgctttttttcttaaataaacaagtttaaaagaatttttgcaaaaatactgtcactttttaaaataaattataaaaatactatatttaaaaaatatttacaaaaatacggtggttgcatatgcaaccatatctgcaactgCTAGCAACCACATATCCAACCACAAATGTAGTGTTGTCGAAATCTgttgaaaattacatttgatTGCAAACTAAGTTAGAAGTGGTTGCAAATATCGAAAAATATGAGGCCATGTGAGGCTAATACTAATATCACAAAAGTAACCACCATAAACTCCAGTGATTACCTCATTACAATTTCATCAAACAACATCCTGTTTCAACCCCACGCCACCAGACTCGCGACCTCCGATCGAGACTGTCAGCATCAACACATCTAATTCAACACCCAAACCTAAAGTCAGAAGAGATATAAAGATAGGTTataatttgagagagagatagaTATAAAGAGAAAAATCGAAGAGAGAGTATACAGATCGAGATAAAGCGAGAAGGGCGGAGCAAAGGTGTACTATGCAAGTTTTCAATTTGCTTTTAAAAGAAAACGTAAATAtgcaatttgttttttttttttgccagaaaagGTCGATATTCATTAATAACGCAAATCACTCGACAATACATTATTAAACTCGGTGTGTTAGAAACAAAGCcacttaacttaaaaaaaatgcaatttgtttttagaaaagaCGTAAGTATGCAACAAGCGCAGGAGGACCGTATTACTGCAATTATTATGCTAAAACATAGTATGAGTGATAAATACCCCAAACACAATTGTCTTATAGTGGAAATTTGAATTGTAGCGAGCGTTTATAACTATCAAGGTAAGATATTTGTATGtttaagaatatattttattattaaaaatatatttgtatgcTCAAAATTAATTATGGTAAGAAATAGTTCCAGAGTTGGAGGGTGAGTTTAATAGAATGTTTATAACGATTAAGAACAGtttaactaattaaattaatataaatagtgtttgattttttatggaCGTTGGTGTAAGAAATCGTTTTAAAAATAAAGTGttcatataattaattaattataaataatatttgatttataatgaAAACTTTACTAATTAATGCTATACCAACCAATTATATCTTATTATGTTTATCATTATGTAATATAGATGTCAAACACAACTAATTGATTggttcttttatattttaaatatgtgaaaatagttttatatatatatatatatatagagagagagagagagtcataTTCAACTACAAACCACCTAaatctaaaaactaaaaacctggGACCAACCCACTTTTCTGATTAGCCCAGCCCACTTCTCTTACTACAGTTGCTTAGCGCTTCTCTGTAATTCATAGGAAAATGATATACACagcatatacatacaaaactACGCAtagtatatacatacaaaatgaTTATCAATTAACACAAACTCATCCTCTCTGGTCTTCATCTTCTTCGATGTCTAATTCTATGTTTGGGAAGTAACATAATAGATAATCTGAGATGCCGTCATGTGAGAAGACATGAAAATCACTAAGCTTAACAGCACAAATCACTATTTTCCAAACTAATATCACTGATTTATAAAGCggttatcactaatttataaaacGAATATCACTAATATGTATAGCAGAAATCATTAATTTCCATAACTATATCAAAGCTTTAACAACACCAAAATCCATGTCTGAGCTTTAATCATTCAAGACATTAAGAGAGAGGTCGTCGAAAAAGATTGGGGGAGGGAAGGAAAAGATGGAGAAAGTGATGACGGAGAATGGACAGATCTGGTGATAGCGGGGAAAGAAAGGTGATCTGATGATGGGGAAGATGAAGGGTGGAGCTGGTGACGATGATGGTGAAATCAAGGTCAGAGATGGATGGATAATGGTGGAGGATCGCACGTGGCAGGGGGTTGTTGGTCGGAGGCTAATTTGGGTGGATGGGGTGGGTGGGTGCTGGGTTTTACTAATTCCAAGTGTGGGGATTAGTTTCAGCAGAGTGTCTTTAGTAATTACAAGAGTTTTAAtagtgatttttagtttttatttcaagattggtttgtatttgatcaaatgcctatatatatatatatatatatatatatatatatatatatatatatatatatatatatatatatgagaggtCATTTGACTAATATTATTCTTCAGAAATAAGTCTTAGTTGtggcaaaaaatatataaaattgtattttttgaaataaatccttaattttttgttaaataacgaatatgaaacacccctttaacatttatatttgaaaatgtttataaaaagataaattttcttaaaaataagaatgtttttttttataataagttAGTAGCGAAACACCCCATAATATTCTAACACTCTTTGCTTCCACCCACCGGGCCTCACAAGTTAATTACAAGAGTGCATTTAAATTTCGATAAATGAATACATTAACACATGAgaa
This region includes:
- the LOC108207615 gene encoding uncharacterized protein LOC108207615; translation: MTRFMRLTFCLLVVCLVTQLYIAVATFGPAPKVTTAHLIRLGCAKTPAPPLCAATLKMIASNPFMNPCDVTTFAVQAAMKTAKATFDIINMSLNMKSQIIADPAIKQSLTTCANEYKTAIEVMTKATTCLQQKVNTPQVPDFLNQAVGCVAKCDGSGIKVTNKVLQVAAKNIDCSKLIQNALGIYHCFSTFIINPSLDYSKELAGNVSASISGGGSFSGGIGGALGGGAHGGGSASGGADASANGGGSLDGSADASASGGGSLGGGAGASSSGGGSASGGLSGAGSIQGAGGASGGASASGGGGASGGASASGGGGASGGGSSSGGGGASGGGSGSASGSIKGGASASGGGSASGGVKGDASISGGGSAKGGASASGGGSAKGDASASGGGSASGDAKGDASVGGGGSASGDAKGDASGGGGGGAKGSASIGGGGGAKGSASAGGGGGASGGASGGASGSASGGASGGASGGASGGASGGASGGASGGASGSVSGSGGASGGAGGSGGASGGAGGSGGASGGAGGSGGASGGAGGSGSASGGAGGSVAASGGASGGASGGASGGASGGASGGGSGGASGGASGGASGGASGGASGGASGGASGGASGGGSGGASGGASGGGSGGASGSWGASGGASGNWGAKGGASGSASGGGNGGASGDASAKGGGGGNLFGSGSLRGSFGGNFGGQFSGSGSGSGSVHAASNP